The proteins below come from a single Gimesia alba genomic window:
- the dapA gene encoding 4-hydroxy-tetrahydrodipicolinate synthase, protein MSNQSDLFAGLAVAMITPFKNGEIDEAGLCALVDYHIEQGTDTLCPVGTTGESPTLSHDEHKQVISIVCKHAAGRIKVMAGTGSNSTREAVELTKYAQQAGANGALHVAPYYNKPTQEGFYQHYKTIAESVEIPIVIYNIPGRTAKNIEPETIIQLAEIPNIVAVKESTGSMDQASHILSACDLAVLSGDDSLTLPLMALGGKGVVSVVGNIVPGDVKSMLNAFNAGDLKQAREWHFKLFALCRNLLGLATNPIPIKAAMQLLGRDNGEVRLPMTQLDSASMKVLEKTLKDYGLL, encoded by the coding sequence ATGTCTAATCAAAGTGACCTGTTTGCAGGTCTGGCGGTGGCAATGATCACCCCCTTTAAGAATGGAGAAATCGACGAAGCAGGTCTGTGTGCACTGGTCGATTACCATATTGAACAAGGGACCGACACCTTGTGCCCGGTGGGAACAACGGGCGAATCACCGACTCTCTCCCACGATGAACACAAGCAGGTGATTTCGATTGTTTGTAAACATGCTGCCGGCCGGATTAAGGTCATGGCAGGGACAGGCTCAAACAGCACCCGCGAAGCCGTCGAATTGACCAAATATGCACAACAGGCAGGCGCCAATGGTGCTCTGCACGTTGCCCCTTACTATAACAAGCCGACTCAGGAAGGCTTCTATCAACACTACAAAACGATTGCGGAATCAGTTGAGATTCCGATTGTGATCTACAATATTCCCGGTCGCACAGCCAAGAATATCGAGCCCGAAACGATTATTCAGCTGGCTGAAATTCCGAACATCGTAGCGGTCAAAGAATCCACGGGATCGATGGACCAGGCATCTCATATTCTCTCAGCCTGTGACCTGGCTGTTCTTTCTGGTGATGACAGCCTGACATTGCCCTTGATGGCGTTAGGAGGAAAAGGCGTCGTTTCGGTTGTGGGAAATATCGTACCAGGCGATGTAAAAAGCATGCTGAATGCCTTCAACGCCGGCGATTTGAAGCAGGCCCGTGAATGGCACTTTAAGTTATTTGCTCTCTGCCGTAATCTACTGGGGCTGGCGACAAACCCGATTCCCATCAAAGCAGCCATGCAATTACTGGGACGCGATAATGGTGAAGTCCGGCTCCCGATGACACAACTTGACAGTGCCTCAATGAAGGTGTTGGAGAAAACATTAAAAGATTATGGTCTTCTATAA
- a CDS encoding NAD(P)-dependent oxidoreductase: protein MAIPAIQPGKTKVGWIGTGVMGASMVGHLMDAGFSATVYNRSKSKAEPLIKKGASWADSPKAVAEASDIIFSIVGFPADVREVLLGEQGALAGASADKILVDMTTSDPSLAVEVAEAAKAKGVHSVDAPVSGGDVGAKNGTLSIMIGGDQAVVDALQPCWDAMGKTIVYQGEAGSGQHTKMVNQILIATNMIGVCEALLYGYKAGLDLPTVLESVGSGAAGSWSLSNLGPRIMDNNFDPGFFVEHFIKDMGIALAEAKAMNLSLPGLALGHQLYLAVQAQGHGRDGTHALQLALASLSNVDWEQRS from the coding sequence ATGGCGATACCAGCAATTCAACCAGGAAAAACCAAAGTCGGCTGGATTGGAACAGGGGTCATGGGGGCCAGCATGGTCGGACACCTGATGGACGCCGGTTTTTCAGCAACCGTCTATAATCGTAGCAAATCAAAAGCAGAACCTCTCATCAAAAAAGGTGCCAGCTGGGCCGACTCTCCCAAAGCAGTTGCAGAAGCCTCCGACATCATTTTTTCGATTGTTGGTTTTCCTGCAGATGTCAGAGAAGTCCTGTTAGGAGAGCAGGGTGCCTTAGCGGGAGCCTCTGCTGACAAAATCCTGGTCGACATGACAACCAGCGATCCTTCTCTGGCCGTAGAAGTGGCTGAAGCAGCGAAAGCCAAAGGGGTTCATAGCGTTGATGCCCCTGTCTCCGGTGGAGATGTCGGAGCCAAGAACGGCACCCTGTCCATCATGATTGGGGGAGACCAAGCTGTGGTGGACGCACTGCAACCCTGCTGGGATGCCATGGGGAAAACCATTGTGTATCAGGGAGAAGCCGGTTCTGGTCAACACACAAAAATGGTCAACCAGATTCTGATCGCGACAAACATGATTGGCGTCTGCGAAGCCCTGCTGTATGGCTATAAAGCAGGACTCGACCTGCCCACCGTGTTAGAATCGGTCGGCAGTGGTGCGGCAGGCAGTTGGTCGCTCTCGAATCTGGGTCCACGGATTATGGATAATAATTTTGATCCGGGGTTCTTTGTCGAACACTTTATCAAAGACATGGGCATCGCACTGGCAGAAGCCAAAGCAATGAACCTGAGTCTGCCTGGACTGGCATTGGGCCATCAATTGTATCTTGCGGTTCAAGCCCAGGGACATGGCCGTGACGGAACCCATGCGCTGCAACTGGCACTGGCGTCTTTATCAAATGTTGACTGGGAACAGCGTTCCTAG
- a CDS encoding aminotransferase class IV encodes MTEPLAYLNGALIPFSEAKLSVTDLGIVYGAAVTEMVRTFAHRPFMLDEHLDRLYSAMDYVCIESPLAKSELKQICEDLIEQNAALLPQENDLGLTVFITAGQNLPYLGLAELETCRTPTVCVHTFPLAFELWDQKYTAGQHLVRSEVQQLNANIFDPRVKSRSRIHLYRADKLVRKTEPEASALLFDVAGFVAETTIGNFYLVKDNLIVSPRPEKILGGISQQMVVRLVKQLGLRYVEADISAKEILEADEALTSSTGYCLMPVTRFGESLISEGVPGPVFTQLLSEWSETVGVDIVKQAKQIGAARRNALS; translated from the coding sequence ATGACTGAACCACTGGCGTATCTCAATGGCGCCTTGATTCCTTTTTCAGAAGCAAAGCTGTCAGTCACTGACCTGGGGATTGTGTACGGGGCTGCTGTGACGGAGATGGTTCGCACCTTTGCACATCGCCCGTTTATGCTGGATGAGCATCTGGACCGTCTCTACTCTGCGATGGATTATGTTTGCATCGAATCTCCTTTAGCAAAATCAGAGCTCAAGCAAATCTGTGAAGACTTGATTGAACAGAATGCCGCATTGCTACCACAGGAGAACGATCTGGGCTTGACGGTTTTCATCACGGCAGGCCAGAACTTGCCCTATCTGGGACTGGCCGAACTTGAAACCTGTCGTACGCCGACGGTTTGCGTGCATACGTTTCCTTTAGCCTTTGAGCTTTGGGATCAAAAATACACGGCCGGCCAGCATCTGGTGAGATCTGAAGTGCAGCAGCTCAATGCCAATATTTTTGACCCCCGGGTCAAATCTCGCAGCCGTATCCACCTGTATCGCGCCGACAAACTGGTTCGCAAGACAGAGCCAGAGGCCAGCGCACTGTTATTTGATGTTGCAGGATTTGTCGCGGAAACCACGATTGGCAACTTTTATCTCGTGAAAGACAATCTCATTGTGTCACCTCGCCCGGAGAAGATCCTGGGGGGGATCAGCCAGCAGATGGTGGTCCGATTAGTGAAACAACTGGGACTTCGCTATGTAGAGGCTGATATTTCGGCAAAAGAGATCCTCGAAGCCGATGAAGCATTGACGTCTTCGACCGGGTATTGTCTGATGCCTGTTACCCGTTTTGGAGAATCTCTCATTTCAGAAGGTGTTCCGGGACCTGTCTTTACACAGTTACTCTCGGAGTGGAGCGAAACCGTCGGAGTGGATATTGTAAAACAAGCAAAGCAGATCGGCGCAGCGCGACGAAACGCACTTTCTTAA
- a CDS encoding class I SAM-dependent methyltransferase, producing MSHYLEFFKQFRTTFETTGAIAPSSRFLASDMAGPMKQHQGPKKVLEIGPGTGAVTRQIVKQIQPGDQLDLVELNDKFVEILHKRFDREQGFRAIKDQTSIHNCPLQEYGAGEEYDYIVSGLPLNNFPTDLVGEIFEAYFRLLKPGGVLSYFEYMYVRPVRKVISRGEENQRIRQIDDIMSHYTSLYRIQTDWVWFNLPPAWVQHLQKEKGSPALVEQTASGELNS from the coding sequence GTGTCACACTATCTGGAATTTTTCAAACAGTTTCGTACGACCTTTGAAACCACCGGTGCGATTGCTCCCAGTAGCCGCTTTCTGGCATCAGATATGGCGGGACCGATGAAGCAGCATCAAGGGCCTAAGAAAGTTCTGGAAATCGGACCGGGAACGGGCGCTGTGACACGACAGATTGTCAAACAGATTCAACCGGGAGACCAACTGGATCTGGTGGAGTTGAACGACAAGTTTGTTGAGATTCTGCATAAACGCTTTGATCGCGAACAGGGCTTTCGAGCGATCAAGGACCAGACGTCAATCCACAACTGCCCGTTGCAGGAATATGGTGCAGGCGAGGAATATGATTATATTGTTTCCGGCCTGCCTTTGAATAATTTTCCCACGGATCTGGTGGGGGAGATCTTTGAAGCCTATTTCCGCCTACTCAAGCCGGGTGGAGTCTTGTCGTATTTTGAATATATGTATGTGCGGCCTGTGCGAAAAGTGATCTCGCGGGGTGAAGAGAATCAGCGGATTCGGCAAATTGATGACATTATGAGCCATTACACCAGCCTGTATCGCATTCAAACTGACTGGGTCTGGTTCAATCTGCCACCTGCCTGGGTGCAACATCTGCAAAAAGAAAAAGGCAGTCCTGCTCTGGTAGAGCAGACTGCCTCTGGGGAGCTCAATTCTTAA
- a CDS encoding EF-hand domain-containing protein, with translation MKRTYQCLTLLTLLGFTVNHLAAAPEKDESPSQNIFQQLDKNSDGTVTAEEVPEEKERFFDHLIRMGDQNKDGKLTKAEFEAGLKKEDQKFPAGEGPDRNRGPRNFDYKMFLSRLDRNGDKKISKEELPEPLRARMEPLFQRLNKDEISLDEFEKFGNRFRGNRPPGNRPSKPGAMSEGAQRFFNMLDTNQDGKLTLDEAPERGKRILKSILEKSGKGEDAELTKEEFQKGLAAFRPDRRRPGRKDDKEMKRPEMQKDTERRADRSSGRSPKRRELPEEAQQFFERLDTNKDGKLTLEEAPIRGKLFVRQLLDKSGKGADDELTKEEFKNEFTSFRPDQRRPSREKDNEMKRPQMRDQAKNQPSDSTRRRPGSNFFRTVDLDNDGKLSKYELNHIDRVFDRLDRNRNGYLELDEVVGQRRGRINPVRIENGIQKTKLKLETEK, from the coding sequence ATGAAGCGCACTTACCAATGTTTGACTTTGTTGACTCTGCTTGGCTTTACGGTCAATCATCTCGCCGCAGCACCGGAAAAAGACGAGTCCCCGTCTCAGAATATCTTCCAGCAACTTGACAAAAACTCAGATGGGACAGTCACGGCTGAAGAAGTCCCAGAGGAAAAAGAACGTTTTTTTGATCACCTGATTCGTATGGGCGATCAGAACAAAGATGGAAAACTGACAAAGGCGGAATTCGAAGCAGGTCTGAAAAAAGAAGATCAGAAATTTCCTGCAGGTGAAGGTCCCGATCGTAATCGGGGGCCCCGGAATTTTGACTATAAAATGTTTCTGAGTCGTCTGGACCGCAATGGTGACAAGAAAATTTCCAAAGAGGAACTTCCCGAACCATTACGAGCGCGGATGGAACCTTTGTTTCAACGCTTAAACAAAGACGAAATTTCACTGGACGAATTTGAGAAATTCGGAAACCGGTTTCGGGGAAACAGACCACCCGGAAATCGCCCCTCCAAGCCGGGAGCGATGTCGGAAGGGGCACAGCGTTTTTTCAATATGCTGGATACCAATCAGGATGGCAAACTTACCCTGGACGAAGCGCCCGAGCGCGGAAAACGAATTCTGAAAAGCATCCTGGAGAAATCCGGAAAAGGCGAAGATGCAGAACTGACGAAAGAGGAATTTCAAAAAGGATTAGCCGCCTTTCGTCCTGATCGCCGTCGTCCCGGCCGCAAAGACGACAAAGAGATGAAGCGTCCGGAGATGCAAAAGGACACCGAACGTCGTGCCGATCGTTCTTCAGGCCGTTCGCCAAAGCGTCGTGAATTGCCGGAAGAGGCACAGCAGTTTTTCGAAAGGCTGGACACTAATAAAGATGGCAAACTCACACTGGAAGAGGCTCCGATACGAGGAAAACTTTTTGTTCGACAACTTTTAGACAAATCCGGAAAAGGTGCGGATGATGAACTGACGAAGGAAGAATTCAAGAACGAGTTCACTTCGTTTCGTCCTGATCAACGTCGCCCCAGCCGTGAAAAAGACAACGAGATGAAACGTCCGCAAATGCGTGATCAAGCAAAAAACCAGCCGAGTGATTCGACCAGGCGTCGTCCCGGTTCCAATTTCTTTCGAACGGTCGACCTGGATAATGATGGAAAATTGAGTAAATACGAGTTAAATCATATTGATCGCGTCTTCGACAGACTAGATCGAAATCGGAATGGCTATCTCGAATTAGATGAGGTCGTGGGACAAAGGCGAGGTAGAATCAATCCCGTTCGTATCGAAAATGGCATTCAAAAAACAAAACTGAAATTAGAAACAGAGAAATAA
- a CDS encoding DUF3352 domain-containing protein: protein MRKSFLLSVFCLTQIFLLPGIQDSAVQASGQMARRIPADSYFYLTMPDIKNLVEQWKKRSVLQMLDEPAFADFNQKLKTNYEKASREIEQKTGYSLATIWDVPSGEVSISAFNTSDDHIGSVALMEYGAGESSVVLKKLLGLAADEMTNGGASRSIKSVRGTIFRIYSFEETRQTPDSSPFARKVAYFLKDNTLVISNDDKLLESILTNWEGRKGDSLADNKEFQYIFNKCAQKDAAASTHWYLNPVGTIQSTLDIYKKSEPMAGMAQGVLPSLGISNLKAVGGSAYFFTRDYEFISKTFTYVKLPGYGLIEIFRCPAVAQQPPWWVSNQCSSYYSFNWAIDDAYQAVESLHDGFRVNPGALAQAIDDYSKQEDSPKIHLKKDILDNLTGRIQIIATQQGEEIAEQLLGRYTVAVGLKNPEAFQKIMHALLEWNDSKIATREFQGTTLYEYPEGLIPAAFCITDNTLIASTNVKALEKIIRNDRQTDSLVDDPNYKKISQIFPTKTSIISYQRLDTSILAITQLFQKNKDSVDIDEDILSQFQDLEGVIKYLPITAGYTVPDDHGFFSVRVTMKKTAE from the coding sequence ATGCGAAAGTCATTTTTGCTGTCTGTTTTTTGTTTGACACAAATCTTCTTACTGCCGGGTATTCAAGACAGCGCCGTGCAAGCCAGTGGTCAGATGGCACGCCGCATACCTGCTGATTCTTATTTTTATCTCACCATGCCGGATATTAAAAATCTGGTGGAACAATGGAAAAAACGTTCTGTTTTACAGATGCTGGACGAGCCCGCCTTTGCAGATTTTAACCAGAAACTGAAAACGAACTATGAGAAAGCATCCCGGGAGATCGAACAAAAAACGGGATATTCTCTAGCTACCATTTGGGATGTTCCCAGTGGAGAAGTTTCCATTTCCGCCTTCAATACTTCAGATGACCACATTGGTAGTGTCGCACTCATGGAGTATGGAGCAGGCGAAAGCAGTGTGGTTTTGAAAAAACTATTAGGGCTTGCTGCCGATGAGATGACCAACGGCGGTGCCAGTCGTTCCATTAAGAGCGTTCGAGGTACCATCTTCAGAATTTATTCCTTTGAAGAGACAAGACAAACACCAGATTCCAGTCCCTTCGCCAGAAAAGTCGCGTATTTTCTAAAAGACAATACGCTGGTTATTTCAAATGATGACAAGCTGCTGGAATCCATTTTAACTAACTGGGAGGGGCGTAAAGGAGATTCTCTGGCTGATAACAAAGAGTTTCAATATATCTTCAATAAATGTGCCCAGAAAGATGCGGCTGCCTCCACCCACTGGTACCTGAACCCGGTCGGTACCATTCAATCAACATTGGATATTTATAAAAAATCCGAACCAATGGCAGGCATGGCCCAGGGAGTGTTACCCTCACTGGGAATTTCAAATTTGAAAGCCGTGGGTGGTTCAGCTTATTTTTTTACCAGAGACTACGAATTTATCTCAAAGACCTTTACCTATGTGAAACTGCCTGGCTATGGCTTGATCGAAATATTTCGCTGCCCCGCAGTCGCGCAACAACCTCCCTGGTGGGTTTCGAATCAATGTTCCAGTTATTACTCTTTCAACTGGGCGATTGACGATGCCTATCAAGCTGTTGAATCATTGCATGACGGTTTTCGTGTGAATCCCGGTGCACTCGCACAAGCCATCGATGACTATTCGAAGCAAGAGGATTCTCCCAAAATTCATCTTAAGAAGGACATTTTGGATAACCTGACTGGCAGAATTCAGATTATCGCAACCCAGCAGGGCGAAGAAATTGCTGAACAACTCTTAGGAAGATATACGGTCGCAGTTGGCCTGAAAAACCCGGAAGCATTCCAAAAGATCATGCACGCATTACTAGAATGGAATGATTCCAAAATAGCGACGCGAGAGTTTCAGGGGACCACCTTGTATGAATATCCCGAAGGCCTGATCCCTGCCGCTTTTTGCATTACCGATAATACACTGATTGCATCAACCAATGTGAAAGCGCTGGAAAAAATCATCCGGAATGATCGCCAGACAGACTCGTTAGTCGATGATCCCAATTACAAAAAAATATCGCAGATTTTCCCCACAAAGACCTCGATCATTTCATACCAAAGATTAGATACGTCGATTCTGGCAATCACACAACTCTTCCAGAAAAACAAAGATTCCGTCGACATTGATGAAGACATCTTATCCCAGTTTCAGGATCTTGAAGGCGTGATCAAATACCTCCCGATTACCGCCGGTTATACCGTTCCTGATGACCATGGCTTTTTCTCTGTCCGGGTTACGATGAAAAAAACAGCGGAATAA